From the Vibrio alginolyticus NBRC 15630 = ATCC 17749 genome, one window contains:
- a CDS encoding LysE family translocator: MDILNFEAFIIAITILTLTPGLDTALVIRNTSRSGLKDGCTTSLGICFGLFVHAFFSAVGISAILAQSAELFQIVKMIGAAYLIWLGLSSLKALMSSKDGLTVTEQIHEVFNGKRSFREGFLSNVLNPKTAVFYLAFLPQFVNPEGSPLLQSMMMASVHFAIAMVWQCGLAGALNSAKNLLKNASFMKWMEGATGAVLVALGVKLLIEKPV; the protein is encoded by the coding sequence ATGGATATTTTGAATTTCGAGGCATTTATTATTGCCATTACGATTTTAACGTTAACGCCAGGTTTAGATACTGCACTTGTTATCCGTAACACTAGCCGCTCGGGCCTAAAAGATGGATGTACAACCAGTCTAGGGATTTGCTTTGGCTTATTCGTACATGCTTTTTTTTCTGCGGTTGGTATCTCGGCGATTCTTGCGCAATCAGCAGAGTTGTTCCAAATCGTAAAAATGATTGGCGCAGCTTATCTTATCTGGCTTGGTTTGAGCAGTTTAAAAGCGCTAATGTCGTCGAAAGATGGATTGACCGTGACCGAGCAGATTCACGAAGTGTTTAATGGTAAGCGCTCTTTTAGAGAGGGCTTTCTTTCTAACGTCTTGAACCCGAAAACGGCGGTCTTCTATTTGGCTTTCTTACCACAGTTTGTGAATCCAGAAGGTTCACCCTTGCTTCAATCAATGATGATGGCATCTGTACACTTTGCTATTGCGATGGTTTGGCAGTGTGGTTTAGCTGGCGCGCTTAACTCGGCTAAAAATCTACTAAAGAATGCAAGCTTTATGAAGTGGATGGAAGGCGCGACGGGCGCAGTATTAGTCGCACTTGGTGTGAAGTTATTAATTGAAAAACCCGTTTAA